The proteins below come from a single Nostoc sp. KVJ3 genomic window:
- a CDS encoding DUF4327 family protein, whose protein sequence is MSVNTVPSINYYSLDLIQDEARRLVQKGMVSRQQPIYSLCQYIPAREWVCVECELEKCDFLLRDRIGDLIGREQWDND, encoded by the coding sequence ATGAGTGTGAATACGGTGCCTTCTATCAATTACTACTCTCTCGATCTGATTCAAGACGAAGCACGCCGACTCGTGCAAAAGGGAATGGTTAGCCGACAACAGCCAATATATAGCCTCTGCCAATATATTCCAGCCAGAGAGTGGGTTTGCGTTGAATGTGAATTAGAGAAATGTGACTTTTTGTTACGCGATCGCATTGGCGACCTAATTGGTCGCGAACAGTGGGACAACGACTAA
- the rbfA gene encoding 30S ribosome-binding factor RbfA — protein sequence MATNRRVSRVAELIKREVSQMLLNGIKDDRVGTGMVSVTDVDVSGDLQHAKIYVSIYGTDEAKVETMAGLKSATGYVRSELGARVRLRRTPEVIFLEDRSIERGNKVLALLSQLNHERPPENLLAVEDSTDRDDESFSE from the coding sequence ATGGCTACAAATCGCCGGGTTTCCCGCGTTGCTGAATTGATCAAACGGGAAGTTAGCCAAATGCTGCTCAACGGCATTAAGGATGACCGTGTGGGTACAGGAATGGTAAGTGTTACTGATGTTGATGTTTCTGGCGATCTCCAACACGCCAAAATCTACGTCAGTATCTATGGTACAGATGAAGCTAAGGTAGAAACAATGGCCGGCTTAAAGTCAGCCACAGGTTACGTCCGTAGTGAACTTGGGGCGCGGGTACGCCTACGTCGTACACCAGAGGTAATCTTTCTCGAAGATCGCTCCATAGAACGCGGTAACAAGGTACTGGCACTACTAAGCCAGCTTAACCATGAGCGCCCGCCAGAAAATCTGTTAGCAGTAGAAGACAGCACAGATCGAGATGATGAATCATTTAGTGAATAA
- a CDS encoding DUF751 family protein has translation MFDGFWDNVFRYPRYLITIVLGLFLNTFEPLVPLLKRPVTLIALLGLFVSSLVFLTFTLRAMLGLSAI, from the coding sequence GATAACGTCTTTCGCTACCCCCGGTACTTAATTACGATCGTCTTAGGGCTGTTTTTGAACACCTTTGAGCCGTTAGTGCCACTGTTGAAGCGCCCAGTTACCTTGATTGCCCTCTTGGGTTTATTTGTAAGCAGCCTAGTCTTCCTTACCTTCACCCTACGGGCAATGCTGGGTTTGAGTGCAATCTAG